One Vespula pensylvanica isolate Volc-1 chromosome 1, ASM1446617v1, whole genome shotgun sequence genomic region harbors:
- the LOC122633825 gene encoding R3H domain-containing protein 1-like isoform X3: protein MPSLPSSRQGLVLGGSTAAYTSASGSDMIDGNANPTVGSNPAPNSHHRPTPSCPPDKLDTESKNFRNRTSTKVKLLVRSHAIGESTSPPREPHNSPSSPHSAQSVETEKKFTSSLSPNSNNTKLNNNEPMFNSNLCTTQSPKQMRNTATSPTCRVPSRNGQSSPSQVHSPKNIISPTNGNKSDNNHRSKLSSGSNIIQKCNNCVKNNQNERPGLLQTPVSPSKTGQALQHSPKSTNLAPNAQNNQQRSDQRRPNTLNICNNQCSAQCGNNTLSVSRPSSRHKLRHQNSSQGSFDSASPCLSRDSSTELYTDSTGIDLEQFIAETINRNQKDRTVLLKIEKELIEFAKDRQKLCHKFPNMSSYNRMLVHRVAAYFGMEHNVDQSGLSVIVTRTKNMRIPDTRFKEHIRDDLILSEEPRRSILKRDSNSFEDNFNFKSPDRLLGDYCRRSKSFEERQEQYERTRRRIFKGSSGESNEVTSWPYWSSSESSDASARHRLLYPSDHASRQTRLLKGESLDTRESYRGEVVRPSVSKSSSFDGYTRGMLSRGDSVTSTHSAGARLMKQDSGASVCSRLSPSSSGYKSQSQRSDATISPSPSPSPVAAMTCSHTQVSSQDLASPESSNQTVMWAITSLSSVPPGSIIINPQTNQPYTNADGSIYRFDPENPPKFFSTENENNDHQAATNKHNEMSEPTKAARQNEAKSESKKRSKSNNNGGNGTPTPTTTTTTTNAHVTNTATSPSLPFTPPPPPPPPPPPPPVLTQQQHNTPVQQQQTLVKPSTTVQTCSHNQTVQPYANYVPTSEPYNQGVYQSPGMGQQQTVMMSTSHPTQGQANVPNNGQNEVAFNQNPVYANYGGVPVQQGSMPQSNEVSDLSGYFVGMNIYDQRAAGDNHSTPPHTYPQPPPSSNQTMQNVQTMQPNYWQPPPNQIPPQQTMYFVPPPGTTISVGQNPGDRQQLHQQQRFTPNYAFNAQTMTPPSQSNANYMSSYPVPYNSVPAVAPAPADYTYQPPVHMVPTYYPPPGQQPMQPPPVMYRVPTPPNTPISNQMPGVPLMYVNSGSYAPPTMVSGGTFGHQVAHNGTSPAPPGTYMTPALVPNLVFRQNVPVVTGVRASTPGSSQRASRSPTPAHELFGGGSGDRNAQPQPRYPLPMYQGVHIVQGDMRLMHPGVSANPRLPYAPVPSPPVVQGCPRPYRPSSYSSNTSGGGTPTSFDGRNQKIRKQRSKVASLPPINARPNIYQTPSMPSLSSNVPKDIREDRYGECAGEGGSCFREQAHESTESWSFSR, encoded by the exons ATGCCCTCGTTGCCGTCCTCCAGGCAAGGCCTTGTCCTCGGTGGCTCCACTGCAGCTTATACAAGTGCCTCGGGCTCGGATATGATAGACGGGAATGCCAACCCCACCGTCGGCAGCAACCCCGCACCGAACTCTCACCACCGTCCCACGCCATCCTGCCCACCTGATAAATTGGATACCGAGAGCAAGAACTTTCGGAATAGG ACGAGTACGAAAGTGAAACTGCTGGTCAGGAGTCATGCTATAGGAGAATCAACGTCTCCACCGAGAGAACCGCACAATAGTCCGTCGTCACCGCACAGCGCTCAGTCGGtcgaaacagagaaaaaattcACGAGTAGCCTCTCGCCAAACTCCAACAATACAAAGCTGAACAACAACGAGCCGATGTTCAACAGCAATCTCTGTACGACCCAGTCACCTAAGCAAATGCGTAACACGGCTACTTCGCCCACTTGTCGAGTTCCATCGCGAAATG GTCAATCTAGTCCCTCTCAGGTCCATTCACCAAAGAACATCATCTCACCGACGAACGGTAATAAGTCGGATAATAATCATCGTTCGAAGTTATCATCGGGCTCGAATATCATACAGAAATGCAATAATTGCGTGAAAAACAATCAGAACGAGAGACCGGGTTTGTTACAAACCCCGGTCTCTCCATCGAAGACAGGCCAGGCTCTCCAGCATTCACCGAAGAGTACGAATTTGGCTCCGAATGCGCAGAACAATCAACAAAGATCGGATCAACGAAGGCCGAACACTCTTAACATATGCAACAACCAATGTTCGGCCCAATGCGGTAATAATACGCTTTCCGTAAGCAGACCGAGCTCGAGACACAAGCTCAGGCATCAAAATTCGTCACAGGGTAGCTTCGACAGCGCATCGCCGTGTTTATCTCGAG ATAGTAGTACCGAGTTGTACACAGACAGTACCGGTATCGACCTTGAACAGTTCATCGCAGAGACGATAAATCGTAATCAAAAGGATCGTACTGTCTTGTtaaagatcgagaaagaattAATCGAGTTTGCTAAGGATAGACAAAAGCTCTGCCATAAGTTCCCAAATATGTCGTCGTACAACAGAATGTTGGTTCACAGAGTGGCAGCTTATTTCGGTATGGAACATAACGTAGATCAATCGGGACTTAGCGTGATCGTaacgagaacaaaaaatatgcgAATACCTGACACACGTTTCAAGGAACATATCAGGGACGATCTTATATTATCCGAGGAACCACGTAGAAGTATACTTAAGAGAGattcgaattcgttcgaagataatttcaatttcaaatcgCCTGATAGATTGTTGGGTGATTATTGTCGACGTAGCAAGAGTTTCGAGGAACGACAGGAACAATACGAAAGAACAAGGCGGAGGATATTCAAAGGAAGTAGCGGAGAGAGCAACGAAGTTACTTCCTGGCCATATTGGTCCTCGTCCGAAAGTTCCGATGCGTCGGCTAGGCACCGCTTGTTATATCCTTCGGATCATGCGAGCAg ACAAACTCGATTGCTGAAAGGTGAATCCCTCGATACGAGAGAATCTTACCGTGGTGAAGTTGTACGACCTTCGGTTTCTAAATCGTCCAGTTTTGACGGCTATACGAGAGGCATGCTATCAAGAGGGGACAGCGTAACGTCCACGCATAGTGCTGGAGCTCGTCTCATGAAACAAG ATTCGGGTGCTAGCGTGTGTTCCCGTTTAAGCCCATCCAGTAGTGGATATAAATCTCAAAGTCAACGCAGCGACGCTACGATCTCACCATCGCCATCGCCGTCGCCCGTGGCGGCAATGACATGTAGTCACACTCAAGTATCTAGTCAGGATCTAGCCTCTCCGGAATCAAGCAATCAAACGGTGATGTGGGCTATTACGAGTTTATCCAGTGTACCACCTGGTAGCATCATCATAAATCCTCAAACGAATCAACCGTACACGAATGCCGATGGTTCGATATATCGTTTTGATCCGGAGAATCCACCAAAGTTTTTCTCAaccgaaaatgaaaataacgaCCATCAGGCAGCCACTAACAAACATAACGAAATGTCTGAACCAACCAAAGCTGCCAGACAGAACGAAGCCAAGAGCGAAAGTAAAAAACGTTCGAAATCTAATAACAATGGTGGTAATGGTACACCAACaccaacaacgacgacaacgacgacgaatgcTCACGTGACGAATACAGCAACGTCACCTAGTCTGCCGTTCACACCGCCTCCGCCACCTCCGCCACCTCCGCCACCCCCGCCAGTTTTAACGCAACAACAGCACAACACGCCTGTTCAGCAGCAACAAACTCTAGTCAAGCCGTCCACGACGGTGCAAACGTGTAGTCATAATCAAACGGTACAACCGTACGCGAATTATGTACCTACCTCAGAACCGTACAACCAAGGTGTCTATCAATCACCTGGGATGGGACAGCAACAGACTGTTATGATGTCGACTTCTCATCCGACTCAGGGTCAAGCTAACGTGCCGAACAATGGTCAGAACGAGGTTGCGTTCAATCAGAATCCCGTTTATGCCAATTACGGTGGCGTACCTGTACAACAAGGATCGATGCCACAATCTAAC GAGGTATCCGATTTATCCGGATATTTCGTCGGTATGAATATCTACGATCAACGTGCTGCAGGCGATAATCATTCGACGCCACCGCATACCTATCCTCAACCACCGCCATCTTCCAATCAAACTATGCAAAATGTGCAGACGATGCAACCTAATTATTGGCAACCTCCGCCAAACCAAATACCG ccACAGCAAACGATGTACTTCGTGCCACCGCCAGGAACGACGATTTCGGTAGGACAAAATCCGGGTGATAGACAACAATTACATCAGCAGCAAAGATTTACACCGAATTACGCTTTCAATGCACAAACTATGACGCCGCCGAGTCAATCGAATg CAAATTATATGAGCAGCTATCCAGTACCTTACAACTCGGTTCCTGCTGTCGCTCCAGCACCAGCCGATTATACTTATCAACCACCAGTACATATGGTTCCAACGTATTACCCACCACCAGGACAACAACCTATGCAGCCACCACCAGTTATGTACAGAGTGCCTACACCACCGAATACTCCGATATCGAAtcag ATGCCCGGAGTACCATTGATGTACGTCAACTCTGGCAGTTACGCACCACCAACTATGGTATCTGGTGGAACCTTCGGACATCAGGTTGCGCATAATGGTACATCCCCTGCACCACCCGGTACTTACATGACTCCTGCGCTGGTTCCAAATCTTGTGTTTAGGCAAAACGTTCCT GTTGTTACCGGTGTTCGAGCTTCGACACCAGGTAGCTCTCAAAGAGCAAGCAGGTCACCTACTCCGGCGCACGAACTGTTCGGTGGTGGAAGTGGGGACAGAAACGCACAACCTCAACCACGCTACCCACTGCCAATGTATCAGGGTGTCCATATCGTGCAAg GAGATATGAGACTGATGCATCCAGGAGTATCTGCTAATCCTCGGTTACCATACGCACCCGTACCATCACCACCTGTTGTTCAAGGTTGCCCACGGCCGTATCGACCATCCTCTTATTCTTCGAACACCTCGGGCGGCGGTACGCCTACTTCGTTCGATGGGAGAAATCAGAAGATTCGCAAACAGAG GTCCAAGGTAGCATCTTTACCACCGATCAACGCACGGCCCAATATTTATCAGACTCCTTCCATGCCATCGCTCTCGTCCAATGTACCAAAGGATATTAGAGAAG ATCGATACGGCGAATGTGCTGGAGAGGGTGGTTCCTGCTTTCGCGAGCAAGCTCACGAGTCTACAGAGTCTTGGTCTTTCTCGAGATAA